TCGGAGGAACCCGTGGCTGAGAGGGAAACCATTATCGAGGACATCAACGAGGAAACAGGCGTCGCCTGGATCACCCTCAACCGGCCCGAGCGGAAGAACGCGCTCAGCCGCAAGCTCCTGGCGGAGCTGGTGGACAGCCTCAAGGCCCTGTCGGTGAACGACAACATCCGCTGCATCGTCACCACCGGGGCGGGCAATGCCTACAGCTCGGGCCTGGACCTGTATGACCTGCGCGCGTCGTGGCAGGGCAAGCGCCGGCTCTACGAAGGCGGCTCGGCGCGGGAGATCGTCACGCTGCTGCGCCAAGCGCCCCAAGTCACCGTGGCCGCGGTCAACGGCTGGGCCCTGGGCGGCGGTCTGGTCCTCGTGAACGGCCATGACCTGGCCATCGCCGCGGACACGGCGCAGTTCGGCATGCCGGAGATCATCCGCGGGAGCTACGGCGCCACCGCCACGCCCACGCTTTTCCGCAGCGGCATCCCCTTCAAGAAGGCATTCTACATCCAGCTCACCGGCGAGAACCTGGACGGGGCCGAGGCCGAACGCCTGGGACTAGTGTCCAAGACGGTGCCGGAGAAGGAGCTGATCCCGTTCGTGCGGGAGTTCGCCGCCACCATCGCCACCCGCCACCCGGCGACCCTGGAGCACGCCAAGATCGCCGCCTACACGTCCATGGACCTGGACCACAGCCGCGGACTCCTGGTGGACGAGATCATCTCCCACCGCATGCGCGTGTATACCAACCCGCTGAACGACGTGGAGGGCTACCTGCAGTCGCAGAAGGGCGGCGGCAACGTGGCCTACGAGAAGCCGGACGCGAAAAAATCGTAGGGGGGTTCAAACCCGCCGCATCCGCGTCGCACCGTCGGCCCACAAAGGCCGCCGGCAGCAGGAACTCGCA
This window of the Deltaproteobacteria bacterium genome carries:
- a CDS encoding enoyl-CoA hydratase/isomerase family protein; its protein translation is MAERETIIEDINEETGVAWITLNRPERKNALSRKLLAELVDSLKALSVNDNIRCIVTTGAGNAYSSGLDLYDLRASWQGKRRLYEGGSAREIVTLLRQAPQVTVAAVNGWALGGGLVLVNGHDLAIAADTAQFGMPEIIRGSYGATATPTLFRSGIPFKKAFYIQLTGENLDGAEAERLGLVSKTVPEKELIPFVREFAATIATRHPATLEHAKIAAYTSMDLDHSRGLLVDEIISHRMRVYTNPLNDVEGYLQSQKGGGNVAYEKPDAKKS